One Brachyspira hampsonii genomic window, TTTATTGATGCTGCTTTAAAAGTTGTAGCAAGCATAGGACTCATACCATATTCTTCTAAGGTAACTGATAAAAAATATATTATAGTTTTTGCTAAAGAGAGTAATAGTCCTCATTCTCCTAAAAAGATAGTTTATTTCAGAACTTCTTATAGTCCTATATTTAATGATGAGCTTGTGAATTTATATGATTATGCGGTTAATGCAAATATTGCTAACAGCATACTGATAACTTGTGCTATGGTAAGTCCTGATGCTATAAGATATGCTGCTATGTCAAGAATTGATATTGTGGGTATAAAGAGGCTTGAGAATCTGCTTGACAAATCTAATCTTACTAATTTACCTGTAGGTGTAACTAGAACAGAAGAAAAACTTAATTGGATATTATGATATAATATTTTAAGTTGGTTATAGATGTGAACAGCAATAGATTAATATTCATTCTATTGCTGTTTTTATTTTATAGCAGTTGATTTTTATTTAAAAGTAATTCAAAATAGTATAAAATTGTTTATGGGATAGTTTAAGCTAAATGAAAAAAGTACAGGATTTTTATTTTAAAAAGGCAAAAGAAGAAAATTATAAAGCTAGAAGTGTATTTAAATTAGAAGAAGCTCAAAATAAATTTAAATTTATAAAGGCATCAGATACAGTTCTTGATGTTGGATGTTCTCCCGGATCTTTCAGTCAGTATATGCTCAATAAAATATTGAAAAGCGGCTGTGTTGTAGGTGTTGATATACTTCCTAATTCATTTGCTCATCAAAGATTTACATTTATATTGGGAGATATAAAAGAGATGGATATTACATCATTCAATAATACTTTATTTGATGTTGTAGTAAGCGATGCTATGCCTAATACTACATCGGATAGGGAAACTAATCATTTCCGTTCCATTTCTTTATGCAGGTCTATATTTAATTTGGCTAAAGATGTATTAAAGGAGAATGGACATTTTTTTATAAAGGTTTTTGATGGTAAAGATTTGCAGATATTCAAGAAAGAATTATCTGAATATTTTGATTCTGTAAATGTATTTAAACCTAAAAGTTCAAGAGATGAAAGCAGAGAAATATTTTTATTTTGCAAAAATTTTAAAAAGTTACGATAATATAAAAAAGGAGTAATAATGAAAAGAGAATTTGCTTTGGTATTAGAAACTTATGAAAATAATATAGCTAAAGTTGAATTGCAGAGAAGTGCAAGCTGTGATGGATGTACTATATGTAATTCAGGAAAACCTGTTGTACTTAGAGCATTTAATAAAATTAATGCTGATAAAGGAGATAGTGTTGTTATAGAAGTTGAAGAATTAAAAAAGGGAATTAATTTTTTTGTTTATATAATACCTTTGATTTGTCTTATAGCAGGCTATTTTCTAGGAGAATATATATCTAAATTATCAAATATAGAGCATAATTTAGGTCCCATATTTTCTTTTATTGTATTTTTTGTTTATGTTATTTTAGGATTACGAAAATTAAAAAAGGATAATAAAATAATAGCAAATATAATTTGTAAAAATAAAGTTATAGAAAATTTTGATAAATAGGCTTTATATGAGAAGAATAATACCAACTATAATAACTATTATTGCAGTATCAATCATAACATATCTGTTGATTTCTAAAGATAGACCTTATGAACAATCATATATAATAGGAAATGATGCTGTATCATCTTTAAATAAAGTTACAGGTCTTAAAGTTCGTCCTAAAATAGATAATATAGAAGAAGGGGATATAAAGATATTAAATTTTTATAATGTTGATGATGTGATAAGTTATAGTGTTAAGTATGCCAATTATCTATGGAAGAATGAAGGATATTATATTACAACAAATTATTATTTTGGTAAAAAGCCTGATGGAAAAATAGAGCTTGCAAAAAACTCGTCTGAAGAGGGCAGAGTTATAAGAATAAATGTGGAGTGCAATACTAATAATTCATTTACTGTTATACTAAGTTTGCTCAACGGCAGTTTAATAATGAGAAACACTAATGAAATAAGCAGTAATGAAGTGAATACTAATGATTAAATAAACTAGTTTACAACTTACAAATTAAAATAAAGTTTAAGATGTTATTTTTAAAATTTAAAATTAATTATATTTTTATGCTTTATAAGAGGATAACTTATCCTAATAAAAAATAATTAATATATATTGTTATATACCAATTATAAAGTATAATATTTATATATAAAATTTATGGGTATTAATTATGATTAATTTTAATATAGTTGAATTTAAAAAAGATTCGGCAATATTTGTTGCTGGAGAAAATGCCAGAGAGGTATTTTATATAATTAAAGAGGGTATAGTAGTAGATAAAAATTATGTTATAGAAAATACTAATTTCGAATTTACTTCTGGAGATATAATAGGTATTGTTCCTGCTATACTTTCAGAGCCTTATTATTCAACTGCGATAGCCGCAACAGATGTACAGTTAGTAGAAATATATGCTAGCGATATATACAATATAGAAGATACAAAAATAATAGAAAAAATATATAAACATTTAATAAAATTTATGGAAATATGGTTAGGCAAATATTTTTATAAATTATCAGAATCTTTAAATATAGAAAGCTATAAAGAAGATGATGCTTTTGAAATTGCAAATATTTATAATAATAATGGATATAAATCAGCAGCTCTTTATATGTATAAAAAAATTATAGAAATGTTCCCTAATGAAGACCATAATGAAATAAACAATAAAATAAATGAAATAGAAAATAATTATAACATAAAGCCGCCTTTAGAAATAGGTTATAATCTGCAGGAATATAAATCCGGTACTTGTATATTTTCTGAATTAGAGAGCAAGACAAATCTATATGTAATAAGAGATGGAAAAGTTGGGGTTTACAGTGTATTTAATGGAAAAATTATTACTAGAATAATATTTAAAAGCGGAAATATTATAGGTTATAAGCCCATATTTGGAAATAAACTTCTTCTTACAACATGCATAGTATTAGAAGATACGATACTCCAAACTATAAATAAAGAAGATTTTCTCAAGTTAGCTTCTAATAATACTAAACTTCAGTATCATCTTGTAAATATAATGGCAAGGAGAACATACAATACCATAATAAAAAGCTATAGTATAACAATAAAAAGTCCTCTCGGAAAATTTTATAGTATGGTATATTCATTTGTAAAAACTGAATTGCTGTTTGATAAAAATATTGATTTTTTAGAACTGTCATATACTATTAAGGATATATGTTCTATGGTTGGTATAGAAAATACTAATTATATAAAATCAGAAATGAATAAAAATAAAGTAATATTATTTTCTAGTGATGAAAGAATAATAATACCAAATATAAAAAATTTCTTTAAAGAGTATGATATGTATAGAAAGAGAAATTCTACTCCAAATATATCTCAATAGTTATGATTGAATATTTTGCTTGTATTATTATATTGTTTTTTTAGTAAACATAATTATATGAAATTGTCATTAAATAATACAAAAGTTATATAATATAATCTTTTATTGTTGACATAATTTTTCTAAGTATTATAATTTTTTAATAAAAATAAATAATATTTGAGAGAATATATTTATGGAAAAATACAAGTTAGTTAAATATAAAAAAGGTGATATTATATTAAAAAATTCTCAAATGGCTAAAGATTGTTTCTATATAATTTTGAAAGGAAGCGTTATCTCTTATAATAGTTTTTACGACAATTCATATACATATAAAATGGGAAATATTATAGGTTTAATAGCATCTATAACAAAAGAGCCTTACTATTCTACGGTAGAGGCAATAGAAGATACTGAACTATTTGAAATAAAAGTAGAAGATATAAATAGAATTAATAATAAACATTTAATAAATAAAATATTAAATTATTTATCATTTGTATTGGAAGTTTGGCTTAGTAAATATTATAGTTTAATAGTAAAAAATAAGATAGACCTATACAATAAAGAAGAAATATTAACTATGGCATCTATTTATAAAAATAATGGGTTTACAGATGCTAGTTATAGATTATGCTCATCGTATATTAAGCTGTTCAGCAATAGTGATAATATTAATGATATTAATAATGTCAAAGAATTTATGAAAACTCTAATTATATCAAAAGAACCTGAAAATATAGGCGGTAATTCTTATAAGATGTATAAAGGATATTGTATATACAATGAGCTTGAGACTACAAATCATGTTTATTATATAAGATCAGGAAGAATTGGAATATATAATATAGCAGATTCTAATTATATTACTAGAATACTATATCCGACACAATTTATTATTGATGACTATTCACCTGCACTTGAGTATAAAACTCTATTTACAACTGCTGTAGTTTTAGAAGATTCTATTATAGATATTATGACTAAAGAAGAATTAATAACAATGCTTCATGATAATTCCGAATTAAAATTCCAAATTATAAAAATGATTTCTATGAAAGTTATAAGCACAATATTAAAAATTAAATCTATAAAGAAAACACAATTAAAAGATAGATTAATATTGATAATATACGCTATTCTAAAAATAGAGACTTTATTTTATGAAAAAACATATATAAGACTATACTATAAGATAGAAGATATAAAAAATATGATGCACGATAATGCAGATATAAATGAAATAACAAATGCATTAAAAAATATAGATCATTTGGAAATTGATGGTTTTAATTATATCATAATTACAGATACAGATAAGTATTTTAAAGAATATGAAAGTTATACAAATTAATTTTTATATCAAATATAATATTCAAATTATATAATTTTTTCAAAGAATATTACAATTATTTTTTTGTTGACATAATTATATCATATAGTATAATTCTGCCATTAATAGTGCTACAAATATTAAATATACATAATAAAACATGAATAATTACAGAACTATAAAATTCTCAAAGTCTTCTTTTATATACGAGGAAGGAAATTTTCCAAAAGATTATTTTTATATAATAACAAAAGGTAAAGCAATATCCTACGCAATAAATTCTGATAATTATAATAAAGAATATAAAGTTGGACATATCATAGGATTAGTAAATTTAGCTTCAGGAGAGCCTTATAATGTAAATATAAAAGCTGAAGAGGATGTTGAAGTTTTAGAGTTATCATTATCGGATATAAACAATATCACAAATAATGATTTAATAAAAACAATATATTATTATTTTAATACTACATTAGAAACTTGGCTTTCCCGTTATTATATAAATTTAGTAAAAAACAAAGTAGATTTATATTATAAAGAAAATATATTTATTATGGCAGAAATATATATAAAAAATGAATTTCCTGATACTGCCTATAGATTATATGAAAGCTATATAGATACATTAGAAGATAAAGATGATATAGAATATACAAAAAAAGAATTATCAAAACTTCCCAAGCCTAATAATCCAAGTATGTTTACTTCAAATATATTTTTATATAAAAAAGGAAGCTCTTTATTTACAGAATTTAAAGCAAGTAATAATTTATATATAATATTATCTGGGAGAATAGGAATATATAATATTATAAACGGAAAACTTTTACTTAAAGACATTTACAAAAAAAATTATGTTCTTGATGGATATGAACCCAAATTAGAGTATAAGCCTTTATTAACCTCAGCTATTGCTTTGGAAACTTCTTATATAAAAATAGTAACTAAAGAAGAATATATAGAAATGCTGATAAAAGATAAGCATTTTAGAAGCTGCCATGTAAAAATGATGTCAATGAAAGTAATAAATATTTTATCTAGGATAAAAGCAATAGAAGAAAAAAATAAAATTTTAAAATTATTCATATTTATATCAGCTTTGCTTAAAATAGAAACTTTATTCGATGATATAAACACAATTATATTAAGCTATACTATCTATGATATACAAAATTCTCTAAATTTAGAAATAGATGACATTATTAATAATGTAAAAGAGATAAAATCTTTAGAGATAGTAAATGATAAATATATAAAAATTGCCAATATTAATGATTTTTTTCAAGAATACTATGAATATCAAAAAAATAATTATTGACATACACTATAAATGTATTAAAATATTTACAAACAATAATAGGGATTATTTATGTTAAAGTACAAAAGTATAAATTTTAATAAATCTGCTACAGTATTTATAGAAGGTCAGGAACCTAAATATACTTTTTATATAATAAAAAAAGGAAAAGTAGTAGTATATAGTTATTTCGCTGATAATTATACTGTGGAATATAAAGAAGGTGAAATTATAGGATTATTCAATGCAGTTTTAAATGAACCTTATTTCTCTACAGTGAAAGCATTGGAAGATACCGAAGTAATAGAGATGAATATTAATGAAATAGAAAAAATAAATAATATAAGTCTCATAAATAAAATATATGATTATCTTATTATTAATATAGAAAGATGGCTTAACAGATATTATTACTTTTTGCATAAAGAAAATAATCCGTATTACAACAGCCATAGTAAATCTTCAAAGCTTAATATTATAGAAATGTGTAAAATATATATTAATAATGGATTTTTTGATGCTTCATATAAATTGTACAAAAAATATATTGAACTTCACCCTAATGATGAAGAAAGAAAAGAAGAGCTTAATAATTTATATAAAAATCTAAAACCAATAGAAGAGCCTGAAAACATAGAGGCTAACATATATAAATATAAAAAAGGATATTGTTTATATACAGAGCTTCAAAGCAAAGATTATCTTTATATAATAAAGTATGGAAAAATTGGAGTATATAATATATTTGATTCTAAACAGGTAACTAGAAGAGTATTATCTACTGATGATGTGCTAAACGGATACGCACCTATTTCCAAAAATAAGAAATATCTTTCAACTACAGCTATAGTTTTAGAAGACTCTATTATTCAGTTAGTAAAAAAAGAAGATGCTATGAATTTGGTGCAGTCTGATAGAAATCTTAGATTATACTTTGTAAAGATGATGAGTATGAGAATATACGGTACAATTTCTAGAATAAGATCTTTTAATGCCAATAAGGTGGTAAGTAAATTTGTAATAATAATAGAAGCATTGATAAAAACAGAACTTCTATTCAAAAATATAAATAAAATAAAATTCCAATACAATATAAATGATATTTGTTCTATGATAGGAATTGAATATAAAAAGAATATAGAAGATGAAATATTAAAAATAAAATCATTAGATATATCAGATGAAGGATATTTAATGGTGAATGATATAGAAAGTTTCTATAAAGAATATGAAATATATAAACAGAGAAACACACATAGAATAGAAAATGATTAAATAATAAAATGAGCTAAGTATTCTATATTACCTTTAGCCCCTTTTATGGGCGAAACTGTCCTATTGACTTCCCTAAATCCTATTTCGGTGATTTTTGAAATGGCATTGTTTAATATTTTTTCTCTAAGCACATCATCTCTTATTATACCGCCTTTAGAAACTTCTCCTTTTTCAGCTTCAAATTGCGGTTTTATTAAAGTTACCCAGAATTCTAAATTATTTAATTCTTTAAATATAATAGGAGCTATTTTTGATATTGATATAAAAGAAACATCACTCACCACTATAGATGGAATTTCATCATAAAACATTTCTCTTTTTATATCTTTAGCGTTAAAATCTTCTATGGATATTACTCTATTATCATTACGAAGTTTATAAACCAGCTGATTATGTCCCACATCAAGAGCATAAACTTTTTTAGCACCATACTTAAGCAGACAATCTGTAAAACCTCCTGTAGAGGCACCAATATCTAGACATATTTTATTTTCTACAGATATACCGAATTCTGTAAAGGCTTTTTCTAACTTTTTTCCGGCTCTTGATACATATTTTATATTCTGTATAACTTCTATATTATCAGTATCTTTTATTTTATGAGCCTTGGAAGTTACCTTTACACCATTAACAAATACACAGCCTGCAAGTATTATATCCTGTGCTTTAGATCTGCTTTCTGTATAGCCTTTACTATGCACATATTCATCTAATCTCATTTATATAAATATTATAATCCAAGAAAAGATCTTATTATATAAAGAGAATTTTTTTCTTTATCTCTAGTATTAACTTTTAAAAGCATCTGAGTATGATTGCTTTCTAATATATTTGAAGTCAAATAAACTGATTCAAAAGTTTCAGTATATTCATCTCCTATGCCATATAATGATAAATTAGAATTGAACTCCAAATATAAAGCCATAGTATTATTTTTAGCTATGTCAATTTTATCGGCAGACAATGCTGAGGCTGGTTTCTCATCATTAATTATCGAATCTATAGCATTAGAATTATCAGAAATATATAATATAGAATCTTTTATATAGCATGAATAACCGCCAATTGTATAAATATCATCAACAACATCTTCAGAAAATGCCTGTAATATTATCTTAACTGTATCAGTATCAGTTATAGAAGCAGAAATCAATAAAGCAGGGGATTCATCATCATTTGCATTAGGGTCGTCCCAAACAGATACAAATATATCTCCTCCTAAAAGTTCTATAAGTTTATAGGCATCTATTCCATTATCTTCTAGTGTTTTTAATTCTTCA contains:
- a CDS encoding cyclic nucleotide-binding domain-containing protein, with the protein product MEKYKLVKYKKGDIILKNSQMAKDCFYIILKGSVISYNSFYDNSYTYKMGNIIGLIASITKEPYYSTVEAIEDTELFEIKVEDINRINNKHLINKILNYLSFVLEVWLSKYYSLIVKNKIDLYNKEEILTMASIYKNNGFTDASYRLCSSYIKLFSNSDNINDINNVKEFMKTLIISKEPENIGGNSYKMYKGYCIYNELETTNHVYYIRSGRIGIYNIADSNYITRILYPTQFIIDDYSPALEYKTLFTTAVVLEDSIIDIMTKEELITMLHDNSELKFQIIKMISMKVISTILKIKSIKKTQLKDRLILIIYAILKIETLFYEKTYIRLYYKIEDIKNMMHDNADINEITNALKNIDHLEIDGFNYIIITDTDKYFKEYESYTN
- a CDS encoding TlyA family RNA methyltransferase; protein product: MRLDEYVHSKGYTESRSKAQDIILAGCVFVNGVKVTSKAHKIKDTDNIEVIQNIKYVSRAGKKLEKAFTEFGISVENKICLDIGASTGGFTDCLLKYGAKKVYALDVGHNQLVYKLRNDNRVISIEDFNAKDIKREMFYDEIPSIVVSDVSFISISKIAPIIFKELNNLEFWVTLIKPQFEAEKGEVSKGGIIRDDVLREKILNNAISKITEIGFREVNRTVSPIKGAKGNIEYLAHFII
- a CDS encoding cyclic nucleotide-binding domain-containing protein; the encoded protein is MLKYKSINFNKSATVFIEGQEPKYTFYIIKKGKVVVYSYFADNYTVEYKEGEIIGLFNAVLNEPYFSTVKALEDTEVIEMNINEIEKINNISLINKIYDYLIINIERWLNRYYYFLHKENNPYYNSHSKSSKLNIIEMCKIYINNGFFDASYKLYKKYIELHPNDEERKEELNNLYKNLKPIEEPENIEANIYKYKKGYCLYTELQSKDYLYIIKYGKIGVYNIFDSKQVTRRVLSTDDVLNGYAPISKNKKYLSTTAIVLEDSIIQLVKKEDAMNLVQSDRNLRLYFVKMMSMRIYGTISRIRSFNANKVVSKFVIIIEALIKTELLFKNINKIKFQYNINDICSMIGIEYKKNIEDEILKIKSLDISDEGYLMVNDIESFYKEYEIYKQRNTHRIEND
- a CDS encoding cyclic nucleotide-binding domain-containing protein — translated: MINFNIVEFKKDSAIFVAGENAREVFYIIKEGIVVDKNYVIENTNFEFTSGDIIGIVPAILSEPYYSTAIAATDVQLVEIYASDIYNIEDTKIIEKIYKHLIKFMEIWLGKYFYKLSESLNIESYKEDDAFEIANIYNNNGYKSAALYMYKKIIEMFPNEDHNEINNKINEIENNYNIKPPLEIGYNLQEYKSGTCIFSELESKTNLYVIRDGKVGVYSVFNGKIITRIIFKSGNIIGYKPIFGNKLLLTTCIVLEDTILQTINKEDFLKLASNNTKLQYHLVNIMARRTYNTIIKSYSITIKSPLGKFYSMVYSFVKTELLFDKNIDFLELSYTIKDICSMVGIENTNYIKSEMNKNKVILFSSDERIIIPNIKNFFKEYDMYRKRNSTPNISQ
- a CDS encoding SoxR reducing system RseC family protein — protein: MKREFALVLETYENNIAKVELQRSASCDGCTICNSGKPVVLRAFNKINADKGDSVVIEVEELKKGINFFVYIIPLICLIAGYFLGEYISKLSNIEHNLGPIFSFIVFFVYVILGLRKLKKDNKIIANIICKNKVIENFDK
- a CDS encoding SAM-dependent methyltransferase, translating into MKKVQDFYFKKAKEENYKARSVFKLEEAQNKFKFIKASDTVLDVGCSPGSFSQYMLNKILKSGCVVGVDILPNSFAHQRFTFILGDIKEMDITSFNNTLFDVVVSDAMPNTTSDRETNHFRSISLCRSIFNLAKDVLKENGHFFIKVFDGKDLQIFKKELSEYFDSVNVFKPKSSRDESREIFLFCKNFKKLR
- a CDS encoding cyclic nucleotide-binding domain-containing protein, which produces MNNYRTIKFSKSSFIYEEGNFPKDYFYIITKGKAISYAINSDNYNKEYKVGHIIGLVNLASGEPYNVNIKAEEDVEVLELSLSDINNITNNDLIKTIYYYFNTTLETWLSRYYINLVKNKVDLYYKENIFIMAEIYIKNEFPDTAYRLYESYIDTLEDKDDIEYTKKELSKLPKPNNPSMFTSNIFLYKKGSSLFTEFKASNNLYIILSGRIGIYNIINGKLLLKDIYKKNYVLDGYEPKLEYKPLLTSAIALETSYIKIVTKEEYIEMLIKDKHFRSCHVKMMSMKVINILSRIKAIEEKNKILKLFIFISALLKIETLFDDINTIILSYTIYDIQNSLNLEIDDIINNVKEIKSLEIVNDKYIKIANINDFFQEYYEYQKNNY